ATCTTGATCGGCGGCAGGTTAACCGGCTGTTTGTCCGTCACGGTGGACGGGGTCTGCACGGCAGTCGGTTGCCCGGCCACGGGCAGCACCGTTGCCAGCGTTTTGGTGAATTCCGTCATCGCCGGTTTGATCGCCGCATCCGTTGCAGGCTCGGGCGTGAGGGATAAGGTCATCGGCTGCGGCACGGCTTTCAGCGGTGTGGCAATGGGCGGATTGCCCACGGCGAAACTCTGCATCTTCAGCCTGTCGCCGGGTAGCGGTACGCTCTCCGACGTCGCGTTAAGCGTTTTCGTCGGCATCCGGCTGGCCATCAGCAGCGCATCCAGCAGTTGCTGCGGCGAACCGATCAGGTTTTGCGCCAGCGTTTGTGCATCAGGGGTCTGCGTGTCCTGGTCGTCATCGCTGTCGTCTTTCGCTTTCACGTCGGCCAGAACCATGGCGTTGTCGCGCGGCTGCTCGCCGCCCAGCAGCGAATTAACGATATTCAGCAGCGCGTCGTTAAAGGCAGGTGTGGCCTGGCTGGCCGCATCCTGATTTTCGGGCACAGCGGCAGCCCCGGCGTCGGCGGGCTGCACCGGCGCGACGTCGGTCGGATCGGCAGCAACGGGAAGCTGCGTCATCTGTGAAAGCATCAGGTTCATTGGCCCCTATCCTCAGCATCGGCAAACAGCGCGTAGGCGGTCGCCCCTTCCCGATTACGACGCGCGCTCGCCATCTTCTGCTCCAGGTCGTCGCTTTGCGCCTGGCAGAATCGGCTGACGTTGGCGTGCGTTTGCTGAAGGTCAGCCAGCGCCTCGCGTTTTTCCGCGCTCAGGGTCTGGCCTTTCAGCGAGGCCAGCAGCGCAGCGATCTGGGCGTCAACGTCCTGCATTGCCGGCCAGTCGTGCTGACTGGCCGCATGAGTCAGGGAACGCGCCAGATAACGCATGACCTGTACATCATCCATTCTGCTGCGTCCCCATTCTTTCCCAGCCGTCCTGCAGGTTAGCGAGGATCACCTCCACTTCTTCGATGCTTGCGACGGAGAGCTTGTGGCTGGCATCGTAAAGCCGATACACGCAGTAGTCGTAAAGGTTGGCCAGGCTTAACGCCAGCTCGCCGCCCTTTTCAAAATCCAGCGAGCTGGTGAGGGCATTGAGAATATCGATGCACTTGTTGATACTTTGCGCCTTTTGCTCATAGCGGCGGGCCGCAATATGACTTTTGGCGCGAACCAGCTCGTCCATCAGGCCGTTAAAAAGCATCAATACCAGCTGATGAGGGTTCGCGGCGGCAGCCTGAATAGCTAAATCAGACTGCTGATAACTGCCGTAACCCTGCTGTTCGTTCCCATACATAACTTTTCTTTCCTTACGCTAAGCCAAACATGCTCATGGTGCTGTTCATCGACGTCATCGCTTTCTGCAACTGGGTGAATTGCTTCAGGTAGCGGTTGTAAGACGATTCATAGCGCGCGTTCATGGCTTCGGTTTTGGTGT
This region of Enterobacter cancerogenus genomic DNA includes:
- the fliS gene encoding flagellar export chaperone FliS; translated protein: MYGNEQQGYGSYQQSDLAIQAAAANPHQLVLMLFNGLMDELVRAKSHIAARRYEQKAQSINKCIDILNALTSSLDFEKGGELALSLANLYDYCVYRLYDASHKLSVASIEEVEVILANLQDGWERMGTQQNG
- a CDS encoding flagellar hook-length control protein FliK, producing the protein MNLMLSQMTQLPVAADPTDVAPVQPADAGAAAVPENQDAASQATPAFNDALLNIVNSLLGGEQPRDNAMVLADVKAKDDSDDDQDTQTPDAQTLAQNLIGSPQQLLDALLMASRMPTKTLNATSESVPLPGDRLKMQSFAVGNPPIATPLKAVPQPMTLSLTPEPATDAAIKPAMTEFTKTLATVLPVAGQPTAVQTPSTVTDKQPVNLPPIKMDADEAKWAQQLHSALNDRLQIQVRNQVQHATIRLDPPEMGKVDISLQIENGRMQVHISASNGETYRSLQQISNELRQSLTEQNFVQVNVQVSSQSGQHQQRQQQSGSAQEANPMAGAVIDADDGFTTADHDDSVLLTV
- the fliT gene encoding flagellar protein FliT gives rise to the protein MDDVQVMRYLARSLTHAASQHDWPAMQDVDAQIAALLASLKGQTLSAEKREALADLQQTHANVSRFCQAQSDDLEQKMASARRNREGATAYALFADAEDRGQ